ACCTTATTTGATAATTAATATTACTACCTCCATCCCACATTAATCGTCCACTATTCTATTTCGGaatgtcccagattaattgtccactaCCAAATATGGAAAGTAAATTTAGTCAAGTTTACCATATTATCCTTGAtcaattaattaaattacaaaagtaAGACGGTTTTCTAATTAGTTGATTGAGGGTAAAGCTGTAAAGTAAAGAAAAAGTACATAAAAAGTACATGTGACAGTcattttttcttaaactgtgtgatttttgtctggggacaattaatctgggacggagggagtaatattttAATGAAAGCAAACTCATATTGTCATGACCCtaattttttcgttatctttttctattaaatatttaactttcattaaCTGATATCTTTGCCATGTCATTTCTATATGATTTATTATAttctaaataatttaaataatattccAATATTATTTATTGGATGGAAATGTGTAAATATGTGTTAGTACGTTCCTACGTATAATGTTTTTATTCGAAGAATCGTCTCGGTTAAGTTTCTAAACCAACAATCATATTTTTGTGATTTCTAAATCTGAATTATTTTTATAAGACATTCTAATGTCATATGGATTtaataaaatatttctatattttatttcgTGGATCCTTATCCTTCTCTCGTAATTTAATCGCGTTCCATTTAATCTTTCGGACaaattgtaaaaatatatatatatatattttggagctATATAAGTTATAGAAATTTCCGGTATAATTCGCATCATCCATATTTAACATTTTTGATGCAGTTCATGTGTCACATTTCCTATGTCTAAGTTACTTATAGTTTCGAGTCCGTGTATTAAAATTTTTGGTCACAACTAGCATGGAATATTAAACGAATTTAAATGAGGAGATATGGTCAAATATAAACAACCAATCCCGTGATTTATGGCACATATACTAGCGAGATCtttttatcattatatataaaaaaGGGAATTCATCAACAATGAGAATACAAAATTCAAATGGTAACTAACATATTCGTGGACTAATTTGAGTTAGTCAACTAACACACACACCCTTTAATTATTATATGAACTTGATCCTATAAGTTAAATTCAAGCAAGATAGtgatgtaaatataaatatgtaatcaAAACAAATAAACGACAAAAACATCCTAATTAAAGATGTAGCAGGTAACATATAGAGGATTTGGTCACCTACTTTAGTTAAAAGGATTAGTtacttaaataaattaattaattattataatatcaaatTGATTGAGATCATGATATGGACATAATTTTCTAGAATTTTTATTTCTTGTATGCAGTTTTATTGTTTGCATCCTTGTCTCAATTCCTTAAACCGATGCATCTCGATGTGTGATTATTAATCCAtgtaaaaagaataataataaatatttgtgGCAAAAAGTGAAATAGTTAATATCTCCCACTTTAACAAGTCACTAGGCTTAAATAGTTGTAATATGCTTTTGTTATCTTATGAGTAGTTCTTCTAAAGGAGAATAATGGCTttaataattgtgataataataatatctataatactagCTAAACACATAAAAATGAAAAGTACAACTAGACACTTTGAAAATGTTAAACTCAAGATAAGCTAGAGATTGAAAGTTAGATGGTGTCAAAATACACGTAACCTCCAACCCCAAATATATTAGGATTTTTGAGCTTAAACATCAAGTTATAAGGAACCACCTCTCACTACATTTTTCAATTGCCAAACTCATTTTCGTAAACTGTTTCACCCAACTTCTTCATCCAAAACTAATTCAATCACATAAAGAAGTCACCAAGTTAGAAGTTCACAACCATAGGAGTGACAAAAATTGAAGAAGTGCTTTACGATCGTAATTTGGTCTTCTTTTAAGGTAAACATTTACCAAATTCGAATACATATACATTTTTAAGCATTGTTAATCTTTTAGTACGTATATCTTGATTATATGAATGGAATTAATTCTCATATGTTAGATTCACTTACCAATTTAAAATACTACGTTAATTAGTAGAACTTTAGAATTAAAGGTGATGATTtgaattagtttaaataaattacatctacaagCTATGATGAAATATTTAAGGGAAGGGACTTTAGAAGTCTCTGCTTGTTTTACGTATACGTAGGAATATCGGAAACAAGAAGATGATAATTAATTCCTACACTTCACACCTTTGGTACATGTTATGTTACaaaaattaaatgtatgaaaaatcCCCTTTTTGAGTTAACCATATATGAAATGTCAATAGTTAAAATATGTATACTCATTGAAAGATAAACGAATCGTCATTCAGTGGAAGGAATTTGCTATTTTATAAATTACTTATTTAGTCTTTAAAGTATATTCATGGTTACAAGAAAAGGAAACAATTTAATATATGTAAACCTAGTCACTAGGACTCTCATGCATTAACCAGACCTAAGATAGACTTTTATTGACATATTCTCGTATATAGGTTGGAGTCTTGATCATCCTTgatcctatattatttgtatacgcGTGATCCATTACTGTGCAttcaaggtgagttatagtcccacctttttctaatgttttaaatattttgggatgggaatacatgctTTTTGTTTTACctattagacacaagtggcaaatcATGGTAAATTATTCGTTGTGAGTtgaaacaaaaatattccctaatttgGTAACTTTTAATTACTGGTTCTTGCTGGTAAacacgaatcctatggatagatctatcgggcctggccTCCCCATTCTGTGCTAGTCGCGCTAGTTTTTAACGGAATGTCTAGTACTTTGTTAGAATATACACATGTTTTTGTGTATATTATATATTGCAAGGGTAAATAAAATGAGACAAGTTAAGTTTCCAAGTGCTCACGGAAGATGTAATAATATTTTAAAGACGTTTCTcaacattaaatcttgtggtctaattttATACAGTTGTTAtactaaacctataattcactcaacatttttgttgacttttactcgcatgtgttattctcaggtgatgattgattaTTTGTTTCTGCTGGCTAGAGAGTCTGCATTTTGTGTCGCAGAATTTTATTTAAACATGTATAATAATGCATTCAGTTTTCATACATTCGACTATTATGGTTGTTGGTTGACGTTGGAGCCAACATTTATTTCTTTTGGTTGTCTTTAAGACTTTTTAAATGTTTGGACTTCCTTTTTGGGTAGTCCATTTAAATAAATGAATGCAATGGTTGTTTAAAATGTTCATATAGAGTTTTCGATCAAGGTTATGGGATCGAGTAAACATTGGTCGTCATGGATTTTTatgacgggacatttcagttggcatcagagctttggttgtagggaactaggcggtcgtaATGTAGTCAACCCTGGGTCAATAGGTGCagtagagtctagtctacagcctgacctttttattattatagcattattatgcattaaaTGAACATTATCTGATTTATTATAAGTTAGATTTTAATGTTATCTCTGCTATATATATGCATGTGATTTACGTGACTAACCGTGATTTCTTCTTATCTTATCTTTCTCTATTCTCGTGCTTGAGCTGTCATGCTAGATGTCAAACTCAGAGGAATCAGCTAACGCAAGAATGGAACCTGAGCTTGTTCCGGCACCTAATGGTCCTGACTACATTACCATCAAGGAAAGGATTCACACCGACAAGAATCGGCTCATACAAGATCGTGTCGACGCTATTAGCGGGATCCTGAGGGTTACACCACATCCGAAAGTGACCGAGCAGTTACAAGAGTGGGTGACGTTCTGGAGTGAGTACAATTGTAGGCTAGAAGGTATGCTGATAGCGCTAATTGATCAGTGTGCGGAGCATTTTGCACAGTACGAGGCAAGGATATCAAGTCTTGAGACAGCTTTAGCCGAAGCTAAGAGAAATTATGGTCCTTCTCACTATACTCGTTTGAAGAAGAAGTGGGGGGATGTCATGGATGATGATTTGTTTATTTGATAGActtatttctttatttcatatcttTATGGAATATTTACGGTGTTTAGTCGAGGATTATgttatgacttatttacatttcAGTTATGGTTGATGTATTTCTATTTATATCATCTGTTTATCTATCATCATCATGATTTTCTTTATACTGCATGTGACGGTGGTTTCAACCTGTTACGTGTGGTTCATGTATGTTAAGTGCTATATATGGTGTGTGCGATTTTTGTCATAATATATATGCATTGAATGGTTATTATCTTATAACTATTATGACTATCATGTTACTACTCAATTCTATTCATTGACTGTTATTTTAAATGGTTAATTTCTATATCTGATCTATACTTAATCCATAACACAATCATTATTCAAAATGCTAACTATGGTGTTAtgtattttgaagatcatgcctcctcatGAATCTACTGAAGCTCACTTTCAGCGATTGTTAGCAGAGGGTATCGCTGCTGCCACTGCTGCTATGGCCACAACTCTTcagaataatatcaataacaataacaatagcaataatggGAATGGAAATGGGAACCATGATGGCTGTTCTCACAAGACCTTCATGGGGAGTAAGCCTCAAGAGTTTTGTGGTACTGAATGACCAGTTGGTCTTTCAcgttggtttgagaagttggaatctatATTCCGAGCTAGCAGGGTCCGAGAAGAGGATAAGGTGAACTTCGCCAGCAGCACTTTGAaaaatagtgcattgacctggtgaaaTAATCATGTTAGTGCTATTGGGAATGATGTGGCATATGGCCTTACTTGGGAAGCTTTCAAgcaaagaatgatcacccgctactgTCCGAGAGGTGAACTTAAGAAACTAGAGACTGAGTTGAAAAATCTAAAAATGAAGGGAAATGATATTGATGCTTATGATCAGCGGTTCTTTGAGTTGATTCTTTTGTGTCCAACTGCTTTTCCTACCGAAGACCTCAAGATCGAGGCTTATATTGAAGGATTATCTGACTTAATTGAAGTTGGGGGTGAATCTAGTGAACCTCAAACTATTGAAGCTGCCATAGCTATGGAACACAAACTAAATGACAAGATTTTGTGTAAGGAAAAGAAGATTTCATCTGGAGAGACTAGCAATGAGGTTGCTAAGAAAGATGAGAGCGGGAAGCGGAAATGGGAAAGTAACTGCAACTCAAATCACAATCAGCATGAGAAGCATAATAACTCAGGTTCTAAGCAGGGTAATCAGCATAAAACGTGTccaaggtgctacaagcaccatactgggtattgtacaGTTGTGTGTTCAAAGTTCAACAAACAGGGACACATAGCTCAAGATTGTAAGAGCTCTATTTCTAATACTGCTGCAAAGGAACCTATTAATGGGAAGCATAAAGTTGCGGTACCGAGGGTTTGTTATGGGTGCAGAAAACCAGGGTATTTTATCGATTTGTGCCCGGATAAGAAGAAAAATAGTGGGAACgcgcgtggtagagcgttcaacattaatgtcaGAGATGCGGAAGAGGATCCTGAGTTGGTTACTGCTACGTTTTCAGTCAATAATTTACTACTTCATGttctatttgattctggtgcggatttATGTTTTGTGTCTAACAAACTAAGTCCTAAAATCATCACTCCATTATCGACCTTAGACAGAAAGTATACTGTAGAGGTAGCTAGTGGTAAATTACTTAAGGCTAAAAAAGTGTATCGTAATTGTAGTATAACTTTGGGTGATAGAAGTTTTGAATTAGACATGATACCTattgagttaggaagttttgatgtaatcattggtatggattggctatcCAATAATCTAGCTGAGATTGTTTGCTATgagaaggctattcgtattcctcaaGTAGATGGAGAACCGTTAATGATCTATGGTGATAGGAAGTGCAATCAGTTGaacctcattagctgtttgaaagttcagaaGTATCTCAGGAAAtggtgtcatgctattcttgcttaCATAAGTAAACCCGATCCGAAAGAAAGATAGTTGAGTGACGTTGCAATCGTCTGCGACTTTCCCGAAGTGTTTCCTGAAGATTTACCCAGACTTCCACCGCACCGAGCGGTCGAGTTTCAAATTGATCTAGCAccgggtgctgctcctgtagcctgTGCGccttatagacttgctccatccaacTCTACGAACTTGCAAGTCAACTTCAAGATTTAtcggagaaaggtttcattcgtaccAGCTcttccccgtggggagctcctgttctgtttgtcaaaaagaaagatggttcatttcgtttgtgttgtgattatcgtgaattgaacaagcttactgttaaaaaccgttaccctcttcctagaattgttgatctgttcgatcagcttcaaggttcgtctatttattctaagatcgatcttcattccggttatcatcaactacgtgttaaAGAATATGATATTTtgaaaaccgcttttcgcacccgttatggtcactatgaattcCTTGTTataccgttcggattgacaaatgcacctgccgtgttcatggacctcatgaaccgtgtgtgtagaccctatctggacaaattcgttattgttttcatcgatgatattcttatttattccaagagtgatgaagaacatgaagaacatttgaagttggtacttgatttattgaggaaagaagagttgtacgctaagttctctaagtgtgaattctggttaagagaagttcaattccttggacatgttgttagtaaacagggaatacaagttgatcctgccaagattgaggcaattgagaagtgggaaattccgaagactcctacacagaatcgtcagtttctagggttggcaggttactatagaagattcattcaagatttctctcatatagcgaaacctctgactgctttaacgcacaaggggaagaagtatgcgtggaaggatgaacaagagacagtttttcaaactctgaagaagaagttggctaccgctccgatattatcactgcctgagggtaatgatgattttgttgtttattgtgatacatcgcgtcagggctttggctgtgttttgatgcagcgaaagaaagtcattgcgtacgcgtcacgtcagttgaagatccatgaacagaattatacaacccatgatttagagttgggggctgttgtatttgcgcttaagatttggagacattatctttatggggtcaaaagtacagtgtacactgatcacaaaagtcttcaacatattcttgatcagaaacagttgaatatgaggcagtgtaggtgggttGAGacattaaatgattatgattgtgaacttttatatcatctggggaaggccaatgttgtggccgatgcgttaagtcgtaaagagagggctgaacctcgcaggtttagggccttgaatatgacaatccgAACTAACCTTGCtaagcagattcttgaggcacaacaagaagccttgaaggaggagaattttgtgaacgagaaagtcagaggtatggctaagaagtttgaggtacgacccgatggtactcggtattttgcgggacacctttgggttccgaagtttggtgatctgtggcaacttgttttagataaggctcataagtctaggtactctattcatcctggttcaggaaaaatgtatcatgatcttaaggagctgtattggtggcctaatttgaaagctgatgtggctacgtatgtggctaagtgtttgacctgtgctaaggttaatgctgaacatcagaaaccgtctggacttttggtgcaacctgtgATTCCCGAGtgaaagtgggaaggtattacgatggactttattacgaagttaccaagaactgtgggtggttatgataccatttgggtgattgttgaccgactcacaaagtcagctcatttcttaccgattaaggaaacagattcgatggagaagcttactcgtttgtatttgaaggaaattgtttcaagacatggtgttcctgtatctattatttcagaccgagacagtcgatttatatcgaggttttgacaatccttacaggaagctttgggaactaagttggatatgaacaccgcttatcatccgtagacggatggtcagagtgaaaggaccattcaaacgttggaagacatgttacgagcgtgcttcattgattttggtaatgggtaggatagatatttgccactaactgaattttcttataataacagttatcatgcaagtattaaagtcgcaccgtttgaagctctgtatggtagaaagtgtaggtcttctatcttttggaatgaggttggggatgctcaactcacaggcccagaaattattcatgagactaccgagaagattgtacagattaaagaaagattgagaaccgctagaagtaggaaaaagagttatgccaataagagaaggaaagatatagaatttcaagttggtgatcgtttcatgttgaaggtatcactttggaaaggtgtggtacaatttggtaagaggggaaagttaagtcctcaatttgttggaccgtttgagattactgagaaagttggacccgtggcttctCGTTTGAAATTGCTACGAGAACTTAGCGCTGTTCGACGTTTTTCATGTGtctaatttgaagaagtgtttggccgaggccgatgagaccattcctcttgatgaacttcatgttgacaaacaactccattttattgaggaacctgtcaagattatggatcgagaggttaagacactcaagcaGAGTAAGATTCCTatcgttcgagttagatggaatgctagacgcgaacccgagttcacttgggagtgtgaagataagatgaagcagaaatacccgcatttgttcccaaatgacgagtcaacccctgcacctgcttaaatttcaggacgaaatttctttaactggcaggtactgtcatgaccctaatttttccgttatctttttctatTAAATATTTAACTTTCGTTAACTGATATCTTTGCCATGTCATTTCTATATGATTTATTATAttctaaataatttaaataatattccAATATTATTTATTGGATGGAAATATGGAAATGTGTAAATATGTGTTAgtacgttcctacgtataacgTTTTTATTCGAAGAATCGTCTCGGTTAAGTTTCTAAACCAACGATCATATTTTTGTGATTTCTAAATCCGAATTATTTTTATAAGACATTCCAATGTCATATGGATTtaataaaatatttctatattttatttcgTGGATCCTTATCCTTCTCTCGTAATTTAATCGCGTTCCGTTTAATCTTTCGGACaaattgtaaaaatatatatattttggaactatATAAGTTATAGAAATTTCTGGTATAATTCGCATCATCCATATTTAACATTTTTGATGCAGTTCATTCGTCACATTTCCTATGTCTAAGTTACTTGTAGTTTCGAGTCCGTGTATTAAAATTTTTGGTCACAACTAGCATGGAATATTAAACGAATTTAAATGAGGAGATATGGTCAAATATAAACAACCAATCCCTTCATTTATGGCAGATATACTAGCgagatatttttatcattatatataataaagggAATTCATCAACAATGAGAATACAAAATTCAAATGGTAACTAACATATTCCTAGACTAATTTGAGTTAGTCAACTAACACACACACCCTTTAATTATTATATGAACTTGATCCTATAAGTTAAATTCAAGCAAGATAGtgatgtaaatataaatatgtaatcaAAACAAATAAACGACCAAAACATCCTAATCAAAGATGTAGCAGGTAACATATAGAGGATTTGGTCACCTACTTTAGTTAAAAGGATTAGTtacttaaataaattaattaattattataatatcaaatGGATTGAGATCATGATATGGACATAATTTTCTAGAATTTTTATTTCTAGTATACAGTATTATTGTTTGCATCCTTGTCTCAATTCCTTAAACCGATGCATCTCGATGTGTGATTATGAAtccatgtaaaaataataataataaatatttgtgGCAAAAAGTGAATTATTTAATATCTCCCACTTTAACAAGTCACTAAGCTTAAATAGTTGTAATATGCTTTTGTTATCTTATGAGTAGTTATTCTAAAGGagaataatgactttaataattgtgataataataatatctataatactagCTAAACACATAAAAATTAAAAGTACAGCTAGACACTTTGAAAATGTTAAACTCAAGATAAGCTAGAGATTGAAAGTTAGATGGTGTCAAAATACACGTAACCTCCAACCCCAAATATATTAGGATTTTTGAGCTTAAACATCAAGTTATAAGGAACCACCTCTCACTACATTTTTCAATTGCCAAACTCATTTTCGTAAACTGTTTCACCCAACTTCTTTATCCAAAACTAATTCAATCACATAAAGAAGTCACCAAGTTAGAAGTTGGAGTAGGACAGCGGAAGACTTTTGATTCACAATCACGTTGTGAACAGGAAAACTGTAAAAAACAGATCACCTATGGTTTTCTTGATTCAAGAACAAGAAGAATAAAGAAACAAGTTCTTTGATTGATAATAAAATTTAGAATAAGTTCCTAGAAACTAAACAATAGAGCCCTATTTATAATAGACTAattttacataaaccctaattaaCTTTCCTAATAA
The window above is part of the Rutidosis leptorrhynchoides isolate AG116_Rl617_1_P2 chromosome 1, CSIRO_AGI_Rlap_v1, whole genome shotgun sequence genome. Proteins encoded here:
- the LOC139895645 gene encoding uncharacterized protein; protein product: MGMEMGTMMAVLTRPSWGVSLKSFVVLNDQLVFHVGLRSWNLYSELAGSEKRISAIGNDVAYGLTWEAFKQRMITRYCPRGELKKLETELKNLKMKGNDIDAYDQRFFELILLCPTAFPTEDLKIEAYIEGLSDLIEVGGESSEPQTIEAAIAMEHKLNDKILCKEKKISSGETSNEVAKKDESGKRKWESNCNSNHNQHEKHNNSGSKQGNQHKTCPRCYKHHTGYCTVVCSKFNKQGHIAQDCKSSISNTAAKEPINGKHKVAVPRVCYGCRKPGYFIDLCPDKKKNSGNARGRAFNINVRDAEEDPELVTATFSVNNLLLHVLFDSGADLCFVSNKLSPKIITPLSTLDRKYTVEVASGKLLKAKKVYRNCSITLGDRSFELDMIPIELGSFDVIIGMDWLSNNLAEIVCYEKAIRIPQVDGEPLMIYGDRKCNQLNLISCLKVQKYLRKWCHAILAYISKPDPKER